The Neofelis nebulosa isolate mNeoNeb1 chromosome X, mNeoNeb1.pri, whole genome shotgun sequence genome has a segment encoding these proteins:
- the SLITRK4 gene encoding SLIT and NTRK-like protein 4 produces the protein MFLWLFLILSALISSTNADSDISVEICNVCSCVSVENVLYVNCEKVSVYRPNQLKPPWSNFYHLNFQNNFLNILYPNTFLNFSHAVSLQLGNNKLQNIEGGAFLGLSALKQLHLNNNELKILRADTFLGIENLEYLQADYNLIKYIERGAFNKLHKLKVLILNDNLISFLPDNIFRFASLTHLDIRGNRIQKLPYIGVLEHIGRVVELQLEDNPWNCSCDLLPLKAWLENMPYNIYIGEAICETPSDLYGRLLKETNKQELCPMGTGSDFDVRILPPSQLENGFTTPNGHTTQTSLHRLVTKPPKTTNPSKISGIVAGKSLSNRNLSQIVSYQTRVPPLTPCPAPCFCKTHPSDLGLSVNCQEKNIQSMSELVPKPLNAKKLHVNGNSIRDVDVSDFAEFEGLDLLHLGSNQITVIKGDVFHNLTNLRRLYLNGNQIERLYPEIFSGLRNLQYLYLEYNLIKEILAGTFDSMPNLQLLYLNNNLLKSLPVYIFSGAPLARLNLRNNKFMYLPVSGVLDQLQSLTQIDLEGNPWDCTCDLVALKLWLEKLNDGIVVKELKCETPVQFANIELKSLKNEILCPKLLNKLSAPFTSPAPAITFTTPLGPIRSPPGGPVPLSILILSILVVLILTVFVAFCLLVFVLRRNRKPTVKHEGLGNPECGSMQLQLRKHDHKTNKKDGLSTEAFIPQTIEQMSKSHTCGLKESETGFMFSDPPGQKVTMRNVADKEKDLLHADSRKRLSTIDELDELFPSRDSNVFIQNFLESKKEYNSIGVSGFEIRYPEKQQDKKNKKSLIGGNHSKIVVEQRKTSEYFELKAKLQSSPDYLQVLEEQTALNKI, from the coding sequence ATGTTTCTTTGGCTCTTTCTGATTTTGTCAGCCCTGATCTCTTCgacaaatgcagattctgacatATCGGTGGAAATTTGCAATGTGTGCTCCTGCGTGTCAGTCGAGAACGTGCTCTATGTCAACTGTGAGAAGGTTTCAGTCTACAGACCAAATCAGCTGAAACCACCCTGGTCTAATTTTTATCACCTCAACTTccagaacaattttttaaatatcctctaTCCGAATACATTCTTGAATTTTTCACACGCAGTGTCCCTGCAGCTGGGAAATAATAAACTGCAGAACATTGAGGGAGGAGCCTTTCTTGGGCTCAGTGCATTAAAGCAGTTGCACTTGAACAACAATGAATTAAAGATTCTCCGAGCTGACACTTTCCTTGGCATAGAGAACTTGGAGTATCTCCAGGCTGACTACAATTTAATCAAGTATATTGAACGAGGAGCCTTCAATAAACTCCACAAACTGAAAGTTCTCATTCTTAATGACAATCTGATTTCATTCCTTCCTGATAATATTTTCCGATTCGCGTCTTTGACCCACCTGGATATACGAGGGAACAGGATCCAGAAGCTCCCCTATATCGGGGTTCTGGAACACATAGGCCGCGTTGTCGAACTGCAATTAGAAGACAATCCTTGGAACTGCAGCTGTGATTTGTTGCCTTTAAAAGCCTGGCTGGAGAACATGCCATATAACATTTACATAGGAGAAGCTATCTGCGAAACGCCCAGTGACTTATATGGGAGGCttttaaaagaaaccaacaaacaagAATTATGCCCCATGGGCACGGGCAGTGATTTTGATGTACGAATCCTGCCTCCGTCTCAGCTGGAGAATGGCTTCACCACTCCCAATGGCCACACTACCCAAACGTCCTTACACAGATTAGTGACCAAACCGCCGAAAACGACAAACCCTTCCAAGATCTCTGGAATCGTGGCAGGCAAATCCCTCTCCAACCGCAATCTCAGTCAGATCGTGTCTTACCAAACGAGGGTGCCTCCTCTTACGCCTTGCCCAGCACCTTGCTTTTGCAAAACACATCCTTCGGACTTGGGACTGAGCGTCAACTGCCAAGAGAAAAATATACAGTCCATGTCTGAACTGGTCCCGAAACCTTTAAATGCCAAGAAGTTGCACGTCAACGGCAATAGCATCAGAGACGTGGACGTCTCGGACTTCGCCGAGTTTGAAGGACTGGATTTGCTCCATTTAGGCAGCAATCAGATTACGGTGATCAAGGGCGACGTATTCCACAATCTCACTAATTTACGCAGGCTGTATCTCAACGGCAATCAGATTGAGAGACTCTACCCCGAAATATTTTCGGGCCTTCGTAACCTGCAGTATCTGTATTTGGAATACAATCTGATTAAGGAGATCTTAGCAGGCACCTTCGACTCCATGCCCAATTTGCAATTGCTGTATTTAAACAACAATCTCTTAAAGAGCCTGcctgtttacattttttctgGAGCGCCCCTGGCTAGACTGAACCTGCGGAACAACAAGTTCATGTACTTGCCCGTCAGCGGGGTCCTCGATCAGCTGCAGTCTCTGACGCAGATTGACTTGGAGGGCAACCCTTGGGACTGCACTTGTGACTTGGTGGCACTAAAGCTGTGGCTGGAGAAGCTGAATGACGGCATCGTGGTGAAGGAACTGAAGTGTGAGACACCCGTCCAGTTTGCCAACATTGAACTGAagtccctcaaaaatgaaatcttatgtCCCAAACTCTTAAACAAGCTATCCGCGCCATTCACGAGCCCCGCACCTGCCATTACGTTCACCACCCCACTGGGTCCCATTCGAAGTCCTCCCGGTGGCCCAGTGCCTCTGTCTATTTTAATCTTAAGCATCTTGGTGGTCctcattttaacagtgtttgttgCTTTTTGCCTTCTTGTTTTTGTGCTGCGACGAAACAGGAAGCCCACCGTGAAGCACGAAGGCCTGGGGAACCCGGAGTGTGGCTCCATGCAGCTGCAGCTCAGGAAACACGACCACAAGACCAACAAAAAAGACGGACTGAGCACAGAAGCTTTCATTCCACAAACCATAGAACAGATGAGCAAGAGCCACACCTGTGGTTTGAAAGAGTCCGAAACCGGGTTCATGTTCTCGGACCCGCCGGGACAGAAAGTCACTATGAGGAACGTGGCCGACAAGGAGAAAGATTTGTTACATGCAGACAGTAGGAAGAGACTGAGCACCATCGACGAGCTGGATGAATTATTCCCGAGCAGGGATTCCAATGTGTTTATCCAGAATTTTCTTGAAAGCAAAAAGGAGTACAACAGCATAGGTGTCAGCGGCTTCGAGATCCGCTATCCGGAAAAACAACAagacaaaaagaacaagaagtCGCTGATAGGCGGCAACCACAGTAAAATTGTCGTGGAACAAAGGAAGACCAGCGAGTATTTTGAACTGAAGGCAAAACTCCAGAGTTCCCCCGACTACCTACAGGTCCTTGAGGAGCAGACAGCTTTGAACAAGATCTAG